The proteins below come from a single Staphylococcus sp. MI 10-1553 genomic window:
- a CDS encoding ZIP family metal transporter encodes MLDYISNMPPFLQALFAGIITWLLTALGAATVFVFKSVNEKVLNSMQGFAAGIMIAASFWSLLQPAIESSSDSAVPWLPAAIGFLLGGVFIRSLDYVIPHMHRNATDESQHQEGVETSLNKNTLLLLAITLHNIPEGLAIGVAFGGIATGNEHATLLGALGLAIGIGIQNIPEGAALSLPIHASGQSKWKAFNYGQASALVEPVFATVGAAAVLIVTPILPYALAFAAGAMIFVVVEELIPDSQAGKNTDLATLSLMVGFTIMMILDVALG; translated from the coding sequence ATGTTGGATTATATTTCAAACATGCCCCCATTTTTACAAGCATTATTTGCAGGTATCATCACGTGGTTATTAACCGCATTAGGGGCTGCAACCGTATTTGTATTTAAAAGTGTCAACGAAAAAGTGTTGAATTCGATGCAAGGCTTTGCAGCTGGTATTATGATCGCTGCGAGCTTTTGGTCATTACTCCAACCGGCCATTGAAAGCAGTTCGGACAGTGCTGTACCGTGGCTCCCTGCCGCAATTGGCTTTTTACTCGGTGGGGTTTTCATCCGTTCTTTAGACTATGTCATTCCACATATGCATCGAAACGCAACAGATGAATCACAACATCAAGAAGGTGTTGAGACGAGTCTAAATAAAAACACACTTTTATTACTTGCGATTACATTGCATAACATTCCTGAAGGGCTCGCAATCGGGGTTGCCTTTGGTGGTATTGCGACAGGAAATGAACACGCCACTTTGTTAGGGGCGCTCGGACTTGCGATTGGTATTGGGATTCAAAACATTCCTGAAGGAGCTGCATTATCATTACCGATACATGCTTCAGGACAGTCCAAATGGAAAGCCTTCAACTATGGACAAGCTTCAGCACTTGTAGAACCTGTTTTTGCTACAGTGGGTGCAGCTGCTGTGTTGATCGTTACACCGATACTGCCTTACGCACTTGCTTTTGCTGCAGGAGCAATGATTTTCGTAGTCGTTGAAGAATTAATTCCCGATTCACAAGCCGGTAAAAACACCGATCTTGCGACACTGAGCTTGATGGTTGGCTTTACCATTATGATGATACTTGATGTTGCTTTAGGGTAG